A genomic segment from Thermostichus lividus PCC 6715 encodes:
- a CDS encoding 2-hydroxyacid dehydrogenase: MKVAVFSAKSYDRQFLDAANVAQHQPHSFSYYDVLLTPQTASLAQGNEAVCVFVNDDVGAATLQQLAALGVRLVTLRCNGFNNVDLRAAADLGITVTRVSNYSPYSVAEHTVGLILMLNRKLHRAYNRVRDDNFALDGLMGFDLHGCTVGIIGTGKIGRIVGQIMAGFGCRLYCYDPYPNEALAAIATYTSLDTLLSEADIITLHCPLTDTNQHLINHDTIAQMKRGVMLINTSRGKLVDTKAVIEGIKSGQIGYVGIDVYEEEDSLFFQDLSDTIIQDDTFQLLQSFPNVVITAHQAFFTRNALEDIAATTLENLSHFEQRLPLIHEVTYNPDL, from the coding sequence ATGAAGGTGGCGGTGTTTAGTGCCAAGTCCTACGATCGCCAATTTTTGGACGCAGCCAATGTAGCTCAACATCAACCCCACAGCTTTAGCTACTACGATGTCCTCTTAACTCCGCAAACGGCTTCACTGGCTCAAGGCAACGAGGCCGTCTGTGTATTTGTCAATGACGATGTTGGTGCGGCAACACTGCAACAACTGGCGGCCTTGGGGGTACGGCTAGTGACCTTGCGCTGCAATGGGTTTAATAATGTGGACTTGCGAGCAGCAGCAGACTTGGGGATTACTGTTACCCGGGTGAGTAACTATTCTCCCTATTCGGTGGCAGAGCATACGGTCGGGCTAATCTTAATGCTTAACCGTAAGCTGCACCGAGCCTACAACCGCGTTCGAGATGACAATTTTGCCTTGGATGGTCTGATGGGGTTTGATCTCCACGGCTGTACGGTGGGCATTATTGGCACGGGTAAAATTGGTCGCATTGTAGGGCAGATCATGGCTGGTTTTGGGTGTCGCCTCTACTGTTACGATCCTTACCCCAACGAAGCGTTGGCCGCGATCGCCACCTATACCTCCCTTGATACCTTACTCAGCGAAGCGGATATTATTACCCTACATTGTCCCCTGACTGACACCAACCAGCACCTGATCAACCACGACACCATTGCCCAGATGAAGCGCGGTGTCATGTTAATTAATACCAGTCGGGGCAAACTGGTGGACACCAAAGCTGTCATTGAAGGCATCAAATCGGGTCAGATTGGCTACGTTGGCATTGATGTTTACGAAGAAGAAGACTCCCTCTTTTTCCAAGATCTATCGGACACCATCATTCAAGACGACACGTTTCAACTATTGCAGTCCTTCCCTAACGTGGTGATTACGGCACACCAAGCCTTTTTTACCCGCAATGCTCTTGAGGATATTGCTGCCACAACCCTTGAAAATCTGAGTCATTTTGAGCAGCGGTTGCCCCTGATCCACGAGGTAACGTACAACCCAGACTTATGA
- a CDS encoding carbon-nitrogen hydrolase family protein, whose protein sequence is MKPYLAAAIQMTSQPNLSANLAQAEELIELAVRRGAELVGLPENFSFLGDDAEKVAQAATIAERSEAFLKRMAQRFQIMLLGGGFPVPADNGKVYNTAVLVGRNGEELARYHKVHLFDVDLPDGNIYHESGTVLAGHQLPPVYPSKELGNIGLSVCYDVRFPELYRALSQAGATILFVPAAFTAFTGKDHWQVLLQARAIENTCYVIAPAQTGIHYARRQTHGHALIVDPWGTILADAGDRPGVAVAAIEPSRLEQVRQQMPCLQHRVFF, encoded by the coding sequence ATGAAGCCGTATCTTGCTGCCGCCATTCAAATGACCAGCCAGCCCAATCTAAGCGCGAACCTCGCTCAGGCAGAAGAGCTGATTGAGCTTGCGGTACGGCGCGGTGCAGAACTTGTGGGCTTACCAGAAAATTTCTCTTTTCTTGGCGATGATGCTGAAAAAGTGGCCCAAGCGGCTACTATTGCCGAGCGCAGCGAAGCGTTTCTCAAGCGTATGGCACAACGCTTTCAAATTATGCTGTTGGGTGGTGGCTTTCCGGTGCCTGCCGACAATGGCAAAGTGTATAACACAGCGGTGTTAGTGGGTCGCAATGGTGAGGAGTTAGCGCGTTACCACAAAGTTCACCTGTTTGATGTTGATTTACCGGATGGCAATATCTACCATGAGTCGGGCACTGTTCTAGCAGGACATCAGTTACCTCCCGTCTATCCCAGCAAAGAACTGGGCAATATCGGCCTATCGGTTTGCTATGACGTGCGGTTTCCAGAGTTGTATCGCGCCTTGTCTCAAGCAGGGGCAACCATTCTCTTTGTCCCAGCAGCATTTACAGCGTTTACGGGGAAGGATCACTGGCAGGTACTGTTACAGGCACGAGCCATTGAGAACACCTGCTATGTCATTGCACCAGCACAAACCGGAATTCACTATGCGCGGCGGCAAACCCATGGCCATGCGCTCATTGTGGATCCATGGGGCACGATTCTAGCGGATGCTGGCGATCGCCCGGGAGTGGCCGTTGCAGCCATTGAACCGAGCCGTTTAGAGCAAGTGCGGCAACAGATGCCCTGTTTACAGCACCGTGTTTTTTTCTAA
- a CDS encoding MBL fold metallo-hydrolase: MQLTWLESNTWLWQLGHTRVLVDPWLVGRLTFGSTPWLFAAERTFPCEMPAGVELIVLSQGLPDHCHVPTLRQCDRRIPVIGSASAAKIAQGLGFETVITLAPHDTYCWRDVTIQATKGATIGPLQQENGYLFRWGDRTLYYEPHGCHDPWLKSYGTVDVVITPLLSVRLPLLGTILNGGETALELAQWLRPQQMIGTATNGSLILRGVLPSLLSVAGSLSDLQEQFQTAGLMTQLIEPVAYRPLEIRSLGVEA, encoded by the coding sequence GTGCAGCTTACGTGGCTAGAGAGCAATACATGGCTATGGCAGTTGGGGCACACTCGTGTCTTAGTGGATCCTTGGTTGGTGGGGCGGCTTACCTTTGGCTCTACGCCATGGCTGTTTGCGGCAGAGCGTACCTTTCCCTGTGAAATGCCTGCGGGAGTTGAGTTGATTGTGCTGTCTCAGGGGTTGCCGGATCACTGCCATGTGCCAACGCTGCGCCAGTGCGATCGCCGGATTCCAGTCATTGGCTCAGCCAGTGCCGCCAAAATTGCCCAAGGATTAGGCTTTGAAACGGTGATTACCCTTGCGCCCCACGATACCTACTGCTGGCGAGATGTAACCATTCAGGCAACCAAAGGTGCCACGATTGGCCCGCTACAGCAGGAAAACGGCTACCTATTCCGCTGGGGCGATCGCACCTTGTATTATGAGCCTCATGGTTGTCACGACCCTTGGTTAAAAAGCTATGGAACGGTGGATGTGGTTATTACGCCCTTGCTGAGTGTACGCCTCCCCCTACTGGGGACTATTCTCAACGGTGGCGAGACTGCCCTTGAGTTAGCCCAATGGCTGCGTCCCCAGCAGATGATCGGCACTGCCACAAACGGATCCCTAATCCTGCGCGGAGTGTTGCCCTCCCTGCTTTCGGTAGCAGGCTCCCTTAGTGACCTCCAAGAGCAGTTTCAGACGGCTGGGCTGATGACACAACTCATTGAACCTGTCGCCTACAGACCCCTTGAGATTCGTTCCCTCGGTGTTGAGGCGTAA
- a CDS encoding serine/threonine-protein kinase, with amino-acid sequence MLVHCTRPHCPRPQNNVPELDQPSQRRSRINQKFCTACGMPLILRGRYVAERVLGRGGFGAAYLARDLDTPGWRQCVIKQLLPNVSDPQQLVKAQELFEREATVLEELGQHAQIPDLLAFFEEEVPKHDGSGVEQYFYLVQEFIDGETLEDELLQQGRFSEEQVRQVLRELLPVLQYVHERGSIHRDIKLSNIMRQHPSKTKFPGQGRLYLLDFGAVKQVSQSTPAPRSTGIYTPHYAPPEQSRGEQVFPSSDLYALAVTCIVLLTGKAPDQLFDAYKNCWNWQPFAQVSPQLKAVLDRMLQAAPSDRYASAKEVEAALRTPIPPTPAPAAAPPSASAAPMNPPTLTPRPKPVQRRSPRPPLPALKILMAAGFTGFEITAIGLMFYSMMTAWGFPLSVGAGCIGALFALLVFLQYRRIVEHWEQLIIGGITAAAVYFVPLLQGGIGALPALLVCLLVGLVCVVLGNVFLLVYSIVSRFA; translated from the coding sequence ATGCTGGTTCACTGTACCCGTCCCCATTGTCCCCGTCCACAAAATAATGTGCCTGAATTAGATCAGCCCAGCCAGCGACGCAGCAGAATTAATCAAAAATTTTGCACGGCCTGTGGGATGCCCTTGATTTTACGGGGACGCTACGTTGCGGAGCGGGTGCTCGGACGTGGTGGCTTTGGGGCGGCTTATCTGGCGCGGGATTTAGATACGCCAGGTTGGCGGCAGTGCGTTATTAAGCAGCTGCTGCCCAATGTGTCTGATCCGCAACAGTTGGTAAAGGCGCAGGAACTCTTTGAGCGCGAGGCCACGGTGCTGGAAGAGTTGGGTCAGCACGCTCAAATTCCAGACTTACTGGCATTTTTTGAAGAAGAGGTGCCCAAGCACGATGGGTCAGGGGTTGAGCAATATTTTTACCTTGTTCAAGAGTTTATTGATGGCGAAACCCTCGAAGACGAGTTATTGCAGCAGGGACGCTTTAGTGAGGAACAGGTGCGGCAAGTGCTGCGGGAGCTACTACCGGTGTTGCAGTACGTCCACGAGCGTGGCTCGATTCACCGGGATATTAAGCTCTCGAACATTATGCGTCAGCACCCCAGCAAAACAAAGTTCCCCGGTCAAGGGCGTCTTTACCTGTTGGATTTTGGGGCTGTGAAGCAGGTGTCGCAGTCAACCCCTGCTCCCCGCAGCACTGGCATTTATACTCCCCATTACGCTCCGCCGGAACAATCGCGGGGCGAACAGGTTTTCCCCAGTTCGGATCTGTACGCTTTGGCGGTCACCTGCATTGTTTTGCTAACGGGTAAAGCCCCCGATCAACTCTTTGATGCCTATAAAAATTGCTGGAATTGGCAGCCCTTTGCCCAGGTCAGTCCCCAGTTAAAAGCCGTGCTGGATCGGATGCTACAAGCGGCGCCTAGCGATCGCTATGCATCGGCGAAGGAGGTAGAAGCCGCTCTGAGGACGCCCATTCCCCCAACCCCTGCGCCTGCTGCGGCTCCGCCAAGCGCGTCCGCCGCCCCTATGAACCCACCCACCCTGACACCTCGCCCTAAGCCCGTCCAGCGGCGATCGCCCCGCCCTCCCTTACCAGCGCTGAAGATTCTGATGGCTGCGGGGTTTACTGGGTTTGAAATCACGGCAATCGGGCTAATGTTCTACAGCATGATGACGGCATGGGGGTTCCCCCTATCGGTGGGTGCAGGATGCATTGGGGCACTGTTTGCCCTGTTGGTGTTTTTGCAGTATCGGCGGATTGTCGAGCATTGGGAGCAGTTAATCATTGGTGGGATTACGGCGGCGGCGGTGTATTTTGTGCCGCTGTTGCAGGGGGGGATAGGGGCATTACCGGCACTGCTGGTGTGCCTTTTGGTGGGGTTGGTCTGCGTGGTTCTGGGGAATGTGTTTTTACTGGTTTATAGCATTGTTTCGCGGTTTGCTTAG